A genomic window from Agrobacterium tumefaciens includes:
- a CDS encoding urocanate hydratase, which translates to MNNPRHNIRDVRAPKGIELNTKSWMTEAPLRMLMNNLDPDVAENPHELVVYGGIGRAARTWADFDRIVATLKDLNEDETLVVQSGKPVGVFRTHKDAPRVLIANSNLVPHWATWDHFNELDKKGLAMYGQMTAGSWIYIGTQGIVQGTYETFVEAGNQHYNGNLKGKWVLTGGLGGMGGAQPLAAVMAGASCLAVECNPDSIDFRLRTRYLDEKAETLDEAMDMIAGWTKKGEAKSVGLLGNCAEILPEMVRRGIRPDMVTDQTSAHDPINGYLPKGWTMGQWKEKRVSDPKSVEKAARASMRDHVEAMIAFQDMGIPTFDYGNNIRQVAKDEGLENAFAFPGFVPAYIRPLFCKGIGPFRWAALSGDPEDIYKTDAKVKELLPDNKHLHNWLDMARERIAFQGVPARICWVGLGDRHRLGLAFNEMVRNGELKAPIVIGRDHLDSGSVASPNRETEAMQDGSDAVSDWPLLNALLNTASGATWVSLHHGGGVGMGFSQHSGVVICADGSDDAARRLERVLFNDPATGVMRHADAGYEIALDCAKQQGLRLPGILGN; encoded by the coding sequence ATGAACAATCCGCGCCACAACATCCGCGACGTCCGCGCGCCAAAGGGCATTGAGCTCAACACCAAGAGCTGGATGACCGAAGCGCCGCTGCGCATGCTGATGAACAATCTCGATCCTGACGTGGCGGAGAACCCGCATGAGCTGGTCGTCTATGGCGGCATCGGCCGCGCCGCCCGCACCTGGGCCGATTTCGACCGCATCGTCGCGACGCTGAAGGATTTGAACGAGGATGAAACGCTCGTCGTGCAGTCGGGCAAGCCGGTCGGTGTTTTCCGCACCCACAAGGATGCGCCGCGTGTCCTGATCGCCAATTCCAACCTGGTGCCGCACTGGGCGACCTGGGACCATTTCAACGAGCTGGATAAGAAGGGTCTCGCCATGTACGGCCAGATGACCGCCGGCTCATGGATCTATATCGGCACCCAGGGCATCGTGCAGGGTACCTATGAGACCTTCGTCGAAGCCGGCAATCAGCATTATAACGGCAACCTCAAGGGCAAGTGGGTCCTGACCGGCGGCCTCGGCGGCATGGGCGGCGCCCAGCCGCTCGCAGCCGTCATGGCCGGCGCATCCTGCCTTGCCGTCGAGTGCAACCCGGATTCGATCGATTTCCGCCTGCGCACCCGCTATCTCGACGAGAAGGCCGAAACGCTGGACGAAGCCATGGACATGATCGCCGGCTGGACGAAGAAGGGTGAAGCCAAGTCCGTCGGCCTGCTCGGCAACTGCGCCGAAATCCTGCCGGAAATGGTCCGCCGCGGCATCCGCCCCGACATGGTCACGGACCAGACCTCGGCCCACGACCCGATCAACGGCTATCTTCCCAAGGGCTGGACCATGGGCCAATGGAAGGAAAAGCGGGTCAGCGATCCGAAGTCGGTGGAAAAGGCCGCCCGCGCCTCCATGCGCGACCACGTCGAAGCGATGATCGCCTTCCAGGACATGGGCATCCCGACCTTCGACTACGGCAACAACATCCGTCAGGTCGCCAAGGATGAGGGTCTTGAAAACGCCTTTGCTTTCCCCGGCTTCGTGCCGGCCTATATCCGCCCGCTGTTCTGCAAGGGCATCGGCCCGTTCCGCTGGGCGGCTCTTTCGGGCGATCCGGAAGACATCTACAAGACCGACGCCAAGGTGAAGGAGTTGCTGCCGGATAACAAGCACCTGCATAACTGGCTGGACATGGCGCGCGAGCGCATCGCTTTCCAGGGTGTCCCGGCCCGCATCTGCTGGGTCGGGCTTGGCGACCGTCACCGCCTCGGGCTTGCCTTCAATGAAATGGTCAGGAACGGCGAGCTGAAGGCTCCGATCGTCATTGGCCGCGATCATCTCGACAGCGGCTCGGTCGCCTCGCCGAACCGGGAAACAGAGGCGATGCAGGACGGCTCGGATGCCGTGTCCGACTGGCCGCTGCTCAACGCATTGCTTAATACGGCATCGGGTGCGACCTGGGTATCGCTGCATCACGGCGGCGGCGTCGGCATGGGCTTTTCCCAGCATTCGGGCGTCGTCATCTGCGCCGACGGATCGGACGATGCGGCCAGGCGGCTTGAACGCGTGCTCTTTAACGACCCGGCAACCGGCGTCATGCGGCATGCCGATGCCGGTTACGAGATCGCCCTCGATTGCGCAAAACAACAGGGCCTGCGTCTGCCTG
- the hutG gene encoding N-formylglutamate deformylase — translation MRVFDIKKGSSPVILGLPHTGTDVPAEIWQRLNDNGRVLADTDWHIHDLYAGLLPDVTTVRATFHRYVIDANRDPEGVSLYPGQNTTGLVPDTDFDGKPIWNEGQEPDQDDIAARLETFHAPYHAALAAEIERVKAIHGIAILYDCHSIRSHIPFLFEGKLPDFNIGTDMGRTCDPAIEKIAVEVTAAAEGYDSILNGRFKGGWTTRHYGKPEAGVHAIQMELAQSTHLGSETPPFAYDVQKAERLRGHLKTILTRLENFALATKG, via the coding sequence CCGGCACCGATGTTCCCGCGGAAATCTGGCAACGCCTGAATGACAATGGCAGGGTACTCGCTGATACCGACTGGCATATTCATGACCTCTATGCAGGCCTGCTCCCCGATGTAACGACGGTCCGTGCCACCTTTCATCGTTACGTGATCGACGCCAACCGCGATCCCGAAGGCGTCAGCCTCTATCCGGGGCAAAACACCACCGGCCTCGTTCCAGATACCGATTTCGACGGCAAGCCGATCTGGAATGAGGGACAGGAACCCGATCAGGACGATATCGCCGCCCGGCTGGAAACCTTTCACGCGCCCTATCACGCGGCGCTGGCGGCGGAAATCGAACGGGTGAAGGCAATCCACGGCATAGCCATCCTCTATGACTGCCATTCCATCCGCTCGCATATCCCCTTCCTGTTTGAAGGCAAGCTGCCTGATTTCAATATCGGCACCGATATGGGCAGGACTTGCGACCCGGCCATCGAAAAAATAGCCGTGGAAGTGACCGCTGCCGCAGAGGGTTACGACAGCATTCTGAACGGCCGTTTCAAAGGCGGCTGGACAACACGCCATTATGGAAAGCCGGAAGCGGGCGTGCACGCCATTCAGATGGAACTGGCCCAATCCACCCATCTTGGCAGCGAGACGCCGCCCTTTGCCTATGACGTGCAAAAGGCCGAACGCCTGCGCGGCCATCTCAAGACCATTCTGACACGTCTCGAAAATTTCGCGCTTGCGACAAAAGGATAA